The proteins below come from a single Candidatus Kapaibacterium sp. genomic window:
- a CDS encoding HAMP domain-containing histidine kinase, producing the protein MRRVLPFRRWHVYALVGAMGLLIVALSFVTTQAIVREIVLRERQSVGFYAEMLRIFSDPFLVADPFLFVLLDHVVPTISFPVIVTDPQGEPLYPYLQNTLNVGLDTAWSAEVQRRYLKRLLAQMREEFPPIIVTDRNGVELARIYYSTSELVRWVRWIPYAQAVLIVALLAAGWWSLRLLRQAEESRLWVVMAKEAAHQLGTPLSSVLGWLELLRQQLHESDLRSILQELERDVARLQSVAVRFSHIGARPLLTPQPVAPIVEEVVQYLQPRLPRSKQIQIESELDPNAIAALNPELFAWAVENILKNGAEAIERPPGQLRLRLTANEHNVVLELSDTGRGIPPSLRHRIFEAGFTTKRRSWGLGLTLARRIIQDYHGGSLYLKESVLGQGSTFVIELPAYRQTTSPRRVPREGSPRQALQ; encoded by the coding sequence ATGAGGCGTGTGCTGCCGTTCCGACGCTGGCACGTCTACGCTTTGGTTGGAGCTATGGGCTTACTCATCGTAGCCCTGAGCTTCGTGACAACTCAGGCCATTGTTCGGGAGATTGTGCTACGGGAACGTCAGAGCGTCGGTTTCTACGCCGAGATGCTTCGAATCTTCTCTGACCCTTTCCTGGTGGCAGACCCCTTCCTGTTTGTCCTCCTGGACCACGTTGTTCCGACGATCTCCTTCCCTGTGATCGTCACCGATCCCCAAGGCGAGCCCCTCTACCCGTACCTGCAGAACACGCTCAATGTGGGGCTGGATACTGCGTGGTCGGCAGAGGTGCAACGCCGGTACTTAAAGCGTCTGCTAGCGCAGATGCGGGAAGAGTTTCCCCCGATCATTGTGACAGACCGCAATGGAGTAGAACTGGCGCGGATTTACTACTCCACTTCCGAGCTGGTGCGCTGGGTGCGGTGGATCCCGTATGCTCAGGCCGTGCTCATAGTAGCGCTGCTTGCGGCCGGTTGGTGGTCACTACGCCTCCTGAGACAGGCAGAAGAAAGTCGGCTCTGGGTGGTGATGGCCAAGGAAGCAGCCCATCAGCTTGGGACCCCGCTCTCCAGTGTCCTTGGGTGGTTAGAGCTACTACGGCAGCAGCTTCACGAGAGTGACCTCAGGAGTATCCTACAGGAGCTGGAGCGTGACGTTGCCCGTCTTCAGAGCGTTGCTGTCCGTTTCTCCCACATTGGGGCACGGCCACTACTGACGCCCCAGCCTGTTGCTCCAATTGTAGAGGAGGTCGTACAATACCTCCAGCCTCGGCTACCACGCAGCAAGCAGATTCAAATAGAGTCGGAGCTGGACCCGAATGCCATCGCTGCACTCAATCCTGAGCTCTTCGCTTGGGCGGTGGAGAATATCCTCAAAAACGGTGCTGAGGCTATCGAACGCCCGCCAGGACAGCTCCGGTTGCGGTTGACCGCTAATGAGCACAACGTCGTCTTAGAACTTTCTGATACTGGCCGAGGAATTCCTCCCAGTCTGCGGCACCGTATCTTCGAGGCAGGCTTCACTACGAAGCGGCGTAGTTGGGGACTCGGATTGACGTTGGCACGGCGCATCATTCAGGACTACCATGGCGGATCGCTCTATCTGAAGGAGAGCGTCCTTGGCCAGGGGAGCACGTTTGTCATAGAATTACCCGCCTATAGGCAAACGACGAGCCCCCGCAGGGTTCCCCGCGAGGGCTCGCCTAGGCAGGCTCTCCAGTGA
- the hisS gene encoding histidine--tRNA ligase has protein sequence MSELQAVRGMHDVLPEELPRWRRVEEVCRTVSARFGYEEIRTPIVEYAALYSRSVGDSSDIVVKEMYTFTDRGGDLLALRPELTAGVVRAFLQHRLFQRRSLWRLWYYGPAFRYERPQKGRYRLFHQYGAECFGSPYPESDIEVILLAAAILRELGIREYSLQLNTLGTPDVRSRYRGALVAHFAAVRDHLSPESQQRLVRNPLRILDSKHPSDQPFIEQAPSILDFLDAESRQHFETVYKALQAEGVPVALNPRLVRGLDYYTHTVFEFVSPRLGAQNAFGGGGRYDRLVESFGGPPVPGVGFAFGVERLLLLMPDVAAESAVDVYVATVGMMEAARAVVSSLRAAGYRAVGDLQRRSLKAQMREADRLGARVAVIVGESEWQRRSVIVRLLSDSTQWECSLEELPKNVRQALSR, from the coding sequence ATGAGTGAGCTCCAGGCCGTGCGGGGCATGCACGATGTGCTGCCCGAGGAGTTGCCGCGGTGGCGGCGTGTGGAGGAAGTCTGCCGCACGGTTTCGGCTCGCTTCGGGTACGAAGAGATCCGCACGCCGATCGTTGAGTACGCCGCTCTCTACAGCCGTAGCGTCGGCGACAGCAGCGACATCGTCGTCAAAGAGATGTACACCTTCACAGACCGCGGGGGCGACCTACTGGCACTGCGGCCGGAGCTAACGGCTGGAGTTGTTCGGGCATTCCTACAGCATCGCCTTTTCCAACGCCGGTCTCTCTGGCGGCTCTGGTACTACGGCCCCGCCTTTCGCTACGAACGACCGCAGAAGGGACGTTACCGTCTCTTCCATCAATACGGCGCAGAGTGCTTCGGTTCGCCGTATCCCGAAAGCGACATAGAGGTCATCCTCCTGGCAGCGGCAATCCTACGAGAGCTGGGAATTCGGGAGTATTCCCTGCAGCTCAACACACTGGGGACACCGGACGTGCGGAGCCGATATCGAGGAGCGCTTGTTGCTCACTTTGCTGCCGTTCGGGACCATCTCTCCCCTGAGAGCCAGCAACGCTTGGTACGGAACCCACTGCGCATCTTGGATTCCAAGCACCCGAGCGATCAGCCCTTCATCGAGCAGGCACCCAGCATCTTGGACTTCCTAGATGCGGAGAGCCGTCAGCACTTCGAGACTGTCTACAAGGCATTGCAGGCAGAGGGAGTGCCGGTGGCGCTCAACCCACGCCTCGTTCGAGGACTGGACTACTACACGCATACGGTCTTTGAGTTCGTGAGCCCACGCCTGGGGGCGCAGAATGCTTTTGGCGGCGGAGGCCGGTACGATAGGCTGGTAGAGAGCTTCGGTGGGCCACCGGTCCCTGGAGTAGGGTTTGCTTTCGGGGTTGAGCGCCTGCTGTTGCTGATGCCGGACGTGGCTGCAGAGTCGGCAGTGGACGTGTACGTAGCCACTGTGGGCATGATGGAAGCGGCTCGGGCAGTAGTCTCCTCGTTGCGTGCTGCTGGCTACCGTGCTGTAGGAGATCTACAGCGACGTTCGCTCAAGGCTCAGATGCGGGAGGCTGACCGTCTGGGCGCTCGGGTAGCTGTCATCGTCGGCGAGAGCGAATGGCAGCGCCGCAGCGTTATCGTACGACTCCTCAGCGACAGTACCCAGTGGGAGTGCTCCCTTGAGGAGCTACCCAAGAATGTGCGCCAAGCCCTTTCTCGGTGA
- a CDS encoding sugar phosphate nucleotidyltransferase encodes MQGVPMRQAVIMAGGFGTRLRPLTIRRPKPMVPVLGYPIMEHVLRLLSRHGIRECVCLLYHQGEIIRRHFGDGSAWGVHLRYVQAEADYGTAGSVRNAAELLAPEPFVVISADVLTTVDLSAAIAFHHQRRAQATLVLTQVVNPLPYGIVLTESDGRIVRFLEKPSWGELFSDTVNTGIYILQPEVLELIPYRQEMDFGKELFPQMLQKGLPLYGYVADGYWRDIGNVREYWETHRDFTTGTLRLELPMLHRDGNVWYGEGVRIDPTATLRGCVLLGDGTMVGPHAELSDCFIGSECVIGPGSRVVRSILWDRVSVGAGTVLDGAIIASGVALGERCSVEEGAIVAEECRLGEEVLVVAGVKLWPGKVVEPRAAVTYSLVHEERWTHGLFLNAKVAGDSNVEITPEFATRFGVALGSAMGMGTAVVTSRDASNASRMVARAVMAGLMSSGVNVVDLQVASIPQTRQELRTRRYAGGVHVRSSPREPRKTEIIVLGADGRDIPSGFAKTVERIFYSEDFRRAPAQQVGGLSFAERSAEGYLQQFLSALNVEAIRQHSFRLLVDYSCGLAATLFPQILGTLGCQAFAVNNYVDPLGRTPPTDDVVLAEAIRAFGCELGIRIDVGAERISVMNRHGVWINPARLLTLMLKLFLSTHRAEEPYTVAVPVAASAEVEFVTADYNVRVVRVRNSHSAMMEATRDPTVRFVGGTRGDFIFPEYLFAADGMFSAAKLLEMIALTGWELSELDAELPRRYQREVLVPCPWERKGGVLRRAMECSTARDRLVIDGVKLLFDAGSVLIFPDRQSAAMVVIAEAETAEGAEGLAQEYARLVQQWQQ; translated from the coding sequence ATGCAGGGAGTACCGATGCGGCAGGCCGTCATCATGGCGGGAGGCTTCGGGACTCGCCTCCGACCTCTGACGATTCGCCGTCCGAAGCCGATGGTCCCCGTCTTGGGCTACCCGATCATGGAGCATGTGCTCCGGCTGCTTTCACGCCACGGGATTCGGGAGTGTGTCTGCCTACTGTACCACCAGGGGGAGATCATCCGTCGCCATTTTGGAGATGGCTCAGCCTGGGGAGTCCACCTCCGGTATGTCCAGGCAGAGGCCGACTACGGCACCGCTGGCAGCGTTCGCAACGCTGCTGAACTATTGGCTCCGGAGCCGTTCGTGGTCATCAGCGCAGATGTGTTAACGACCGTGGACCTGAGTGCGGCGATCGCGTTCCACCACCAGCGGAGGGCTCAGGCGACGCTAGTGCTGACGCAAGTGGTGAATCCGTTGCCCTACGGGATTGTGCTGACAGAAAGCGATGGCCGAATTGTGCGCTTCCTAGAGAAGCCCAGTTGGGGTGAGCTCTTCTCCGACACGGTCAACACGGGCATCTACATCCTGCAGCCCGAAGTGCTGGAGCTCATCCCGTACAGGCAGGAGATGGACTTTGGCAAAGAGCTCTTCCCGCAGATGCTGCAGAAAGGGCTACCGCTCTACGGTTACGTGGCTGACGGCTACTGGCGAGATATCGGGAACGTGCGCGAGTACTGGGAGACGCACCGTGACTTCACCACAGGCACGCTACGACTTGAGCTACCGATGCTGCACCGGGATGGGAATGTTTGGTACGGTGAGGGAGTCCGCATAGACCCTACAGCTACGCTGCGCGGATGTGTGCTCTTAGGGGATGGGACCATGGTAGGCCCTCACGCAGAGTTGTCGGACTGCTTCATTGGTAGCGAATGCGTGATTGGCCCTGGAAGCCGGGTTGTGAGGAGCATACTGTGGGACCGGGTCAGCGTTGGTGCGGGGACGGTTCTTGACGGGGCGATCATCGCTAGTGGCGTGGCGTTGGGAGAGCGCTGCAGCGTGGAGGAAGGGGCAATTGTGGCCGAAGAGTGCCGACTGGGTGAGGAAGTGCTGGTTGTGGCAGGGGTGAAGCTATGGCCCGGTAAGGTGGTGGAGCCCAGGGCAGCAGTAACCTATAGCCTTGTGCATGAGGAGCGCTGGACGCATGGGCTCTTCCTGAACGCTAAGGTTGCTGGTGATTCCAACGTGGAGATCACCCCGGAATTTGCCACTCGCTTTGGTGTTGCTTTGGGTAGTGCTATGGGTATGGGCACGGCCGTGGTAACGAGCCGGGATGCAAGCAATGCCTCCCGCATGGTTGCCCGCGCGGTGATGGCGGGGCTGATGTCTTCGGGGGTCAATGTGGTTGACCTGCAGGTTGCCTCCATTCCGCAGACGCGGCAAGAGCTCCGTACCCGCCGCTACGCAGGCGGTGTCCACGTGAGGAGCTCCCCACGAGAGCCCAGGAAGACGGAAATCATCGTCTTAGGCGCTGACGGGCGGGACATTCCTTCCGGGTTCGCGAAGACGGTAGAGCGGATCTTCTACAGCGAGGACTTCCGCCGTGCCCCAGCGCAGCAGGTCGGCGGGCTGAGCTTTGCAGAGCGGTCGGCTGAGGGCTATCTGCAGCAGTTCCTGAGCGCACTCAATGTTGAGGCCATTCGGCAGCATTCGTTCCGGCTACTGGTGGACTACTCCTGTGGGCTGGCGGCAACCCTCTTCCCGCAGATTCTCGGCACACTCGGCTGCCAGGCGTTTGCTGTGAACAACTACGTAGATCCGCTCGGCCGGACGCCCCCGACAGACGATGTAGTCTTGGCAGAAGCAATCCGAGCCTTCGGCTGCGAGCTGGGAATCCGCATCGATGTTGGCGCTGAGCGTATCAGCGTCATGAATCGGCATGGGGTATGGATCAACCCTGCTCGGCTCCTGACACTGATGCTGAAGCTCTTCCTCTCTACGCATCGGGCGGAGGAGCCGTACACTGTAGCCGTCCCGGTTGCTGCTAGCGCGGAAGTGGAGTTTGTCACGGCAGACTACAACGTCCGCGTCGTGAGGGTGCGGAACTCCCATTCAGCGATGATGGAGGCCACACGTGACCCTACGGTCCGCTTCGTTGGCGGAACGCGCGGGGACTTCATCTTCCCGGAGTACCTCTTTGCTGCAGATGGCATGTTCTCGGCAGCCAAGCTCCTGGAGATGATAGCGCTGACGGGCTGGGAGCTCTCCGAGCTGGATGCCGAATTGCCGCGTCGGTATCAACGGGAGGTGCTCGTCCCGTGCCCGTGGGAGCGTAAGGGGGGTGTGCTTCGCCGTGCGATGGAGTGTTCTACGGCAAGGGATCGGCTCGTGATAGATGGTGTCAAGCTCCTCTTCGACGCTGGTTCGGTGCTGATCTTCCCTGACCGCCAATCGGCAGCGATGGTGGTCATCGCAGAAGCGGAGACAGCGGAGGGAGCAGAGGGGCTAGCGCAAGAGTACGCCCGTCTCGTACAGCAGTGGCAACAGTGA
- a CDS encoding PTS sugar transporter subunit IIA: MRFSALLHEETILLRLHAHSKEEVLERLLATLPTTGLVRNLEEVRRAIFEREHRMTTCVGHGVALPHGRTSAVTAPVAALATLEPPMLMDAPDGRPVEVVVLLVGQGDNVGTHLRLLSRLSRLMMNASFRAHLLQAQVPQEVVELFEQAEALHESNL; this comes from the coding sequence ATGCGGTTTTCGGCATTGCTCCATGAAGAGACCATCCTTCTCCGCCTGCATGCTCACTCAAAGGAGGAGGTGCTGGAGCGCCTGTTGGCAACCCTGCCGACAACCGGACTAGTGCGGAACTTAGAGGAGGTGCGCCGCGCGATCTTTGAGCGGGAGCACCGGATGACGACATGTGTGGGCCATGGAGTGGCACTACCTCACGGTAGGACGTCTGCCGTTACGGCTCCGGTGGCAGCCCTGGCAACCTTAGAACCGCCCATGCTGATGGATGCTCCGGATGGGCGCCCTGTGGAGGTTGTCGTCCTGCTCGTCGGTCAGGGAGACAATGTCGGTACCCACTTGCGGCTGCTGAGCCGGTTGTCGCGCTTGATGATGAACGCAAGCTTTCGAGCCCATCTCCTACAGGCCCAAGTACCTCAAGAAGTCGTGGAGCTCTTTGAGCAAGCAGAGGCACTCCACGAGAGTAACCTATGA